A single region of the Xenopus laevis strain J_2021 chromosome 4L, Xenopus_laevis_v10.1, whole genome shotgun sequence genome encodes:
- the ankrd11.L gene encoding ankyrin repeat domain 11 L homeolog (The RefSeq protein has 1 frameshift and aligns at 99% coverage compared to this genomic sequence): MPKGGCSKTPQLEEFSLSYDMVEKQTGKKDKDKVSLNKTPKLDRTDGGKEVKEKNTKRKLPFSVGTNGDQKDSDTEKQGPERKRIKKEPANRKSGLLFGIGLSGIRAGYPLSERQQVALLMQMTAEESANSPVDTTPKHPSQSTVGQKGTPNSASKTKDKVNKRNERGETRLHRAAIRGDARRIKELINEGADVNVKDFAGWTALHEACNRGYYDVAKQLLAAGAEVNTKGLDDDTPLHDASNNGHFKVVKLLLRYGGNPHQSNRKGETPLKVANSPTMVNLLLGKGSYTSSEESSTESSEEEDAPSFAPSSSVDGNNTDSEFEKGSKHKGKHLEPPKTTTPVKDEYEFDEDDEEDRIPPVDDKHLLKKEFRKETKPNSSNSVPKMEVKSYLKNSSAPKKAARRILSDTSDEEGNPVSVGASEKLGLSAHTGLSSNKTRAQTIVKLKDKSKVKKKRKKDTKNKEVRFGKKNDIFCTSESESENLDSDVENDRLSLESSNCLKDTAIVLKEASLFSSLSASSASSQGSLTSQKHNATITDQQSKHWRTDNWKTISSPTWSDVSSLSDSTRTSESDYASEGSSLESVKQIKKKSEHKKKNNNMQNSIYEKNSFHSHVEGIIPKLDKEGKVVKKTQN; the protein is encoded by the exons GATAAAGATAAAGTTTCCCTAAATAAGACTCCAAAATTGGACCGAACTGATGGAGGGAAagaggtaaaagaaaaaaacacaaaaagaaaattgccCTTTTCAGTTGGAACAAATGGAGATCAAAAAGATTCCGATACAG AGAAGCAGGGCCCAGAAAGGAAAAGGATCAAGAAAGAGCCTGCTAATCGCAAGTCTGGGTTGCTTTTTGGGATCGGTTTATCTGGAATCCGAGCTGGTTACCCTCTTTCAGAGAGGCAACAAGTTGCCTTACTTATGCAGATGACTGCAGAGGAATCTGCGAATAGTccag TTGACACAACACCAAAGCATCCTTCTCAGTCTACAGTTGGTCAGAAGGGGACCCCTAACTCTGCCTCCAAAACCAAAGACAAAGTGAACAAGAGGAATGAGAGGGGAGAAACCCGTCTCCATCGAGCTGCAATCAGGGGAGACGCTAGACGAATTAAAGAGTTGATTAATGAAGGTGCCGACGTCAATGTAAAAGACTTTGCAG GATGGACTGCATTGCATGAGGCTTGTAACCGTGGTTACTATGATGTTGCAAAACAACTTCTTGCTGCAGGCGCTGAAGTGAACACCAAGGGTTTGGATGATGATACACCATTGCACGATGCATCAAACAATGGCCACTTCAAG GTCGTCAAATTGCTACTGCGTTATGGAGGAAATCCACATCAAAGTAACAGGAAGGGagaaacccctttaaaagttgcCAACTCCCCAACAATGGTGAACCTTCTTTTGGGAAAGGGTTCCTACACCTCAAGTGAAGAAAGCTCAACAG aaagctctgaagaaGAGGATGCACCTTCATTTGCACCTTCAAGTTCAGTTGATGGCAATAATACAGACTCTGAATTTGAAAAGGGTTCAAAACACAAAGGCAAGCATCTGGAGCCTCCCAAAACCACCACACCTGTAAAAGATGAATATGAATTTGATGAGGATGATGAAGAAGATCGTATCCCTCCAGTTGATGACAAGCACTTGCTAAAAAAGGAGTTCAGAAAAGAGACAAAACCGAACAGTTCTAATTCTGTTCCTAAAATGGAAGtaaaatcttatttaaaaaacTCATCTGCACCAAAGAAAGCTGCGCGACGCATTCTGTCAGACACTTCTGATGAGGAAGGCAATCCTGTTTCTGTAGGAGCAAGTGAAAAGCTTGGTCTTTCTGCTCACACGGGCTTATCGAGCAATAAAACCAGGGCGCAAACTATTGTGAAACTTAAAGACAAAagcaaagttaaaaagaaaaggaagaaagacACCAAAAATAAGGAAGTGAGATTTGGaaagaaaaatgacattttctgtACCTCTGAATCCGAAAGTGAAAATTTAGACAGTGATGTTGAAAATGATAGACTTTCTTTAGAAAGCTCAAACTGTTTAAAGGATACTGCTATAGTGCTAAAAGAAGCTTCTTTATTTAGCTCGTTGTCTGCATCTTCTGCTTCTTCTCAAGGTAGTTTAACCTCTCAGAAGCACAATGCTACGATCACAGACCAGCAGTCTAAACACTGGAGGACAGACAATTGGAAAACAATATCATCTCCTACCTGGTCTGATGTCAGTTCGTTGTCAGACTCTACAAGGACAAGTGAATCTGATTATGCATCTGAGGGTTCTAGTTTGGAATCTgtcaaacagattaaaaaaaaatcagagcacaaaaagaaaaacaataatatgCAGAATAGcatatatgaaaaaaattcatTCCATTCACATGTAGAAGGCATAATTCCTAAATTAGACAAGGAAGGCAAAGtggtcaaaa cacaaaactaa